In Streptomyces sp. TS71-3, the following proteins share a genomic window:
- a CDS encoding NAD(P)/FAD-dependent oxidoreductase, producing MSRSRIVIVGAGFAGYRAARTLSRLSRGRADITLLNPTDYFLYLPLLPQVAAAVLEPRRTTVSLGGTLPHVKHVLGEADDIDLERRTVRYADPEGGRGELGYDRLVLSVGSVNKLLPIPGVARHAHGFRGIPEALYLRDHVTRQIELASAAEHPDTCQSRCTFVVVGAGYTGTEVAAQGKMFTDALVRDNPLREGIRPRWMLLDIAPRVLPEMDERLSRTADRVLRKRGVEVHTHTSVKEATSRGVLLDTGEHVDTRTLIWCVGVRPDPVVDGLDRPLDRGRLVVDEYLNVPGHPEVFACGDAAAVPDPNNPGSPAPMTAQHAWRQGKTAARNVAASLGHGTRAPYRHRDMGFTVDLGGARAAANPFGIPLSGPVAGALGRGYHLASMPGNRVRVAADWLLDAILPRQGVQLGLVRSGSVPLESASPELARVLGGPSDSTEDH from the coding sequence GTGAGCCGATCCCGCATCGTGATCGTCGGTGCCGGCTTCGCCGGCTACCGCGCCGCCCGTACCCTGAGCCGGCTCTCCCGGGGCCGGGCGGACATCACCCTGCTGAACCCCACCGACTACTTCCTGTACCTGCCGCTGCTCCCGCAGGTCGCCGCCGCGGTGCTGGAGCCGCGCAGGACCACCGTCTCGCTCGGCGGCACCCTGCCGCACGTCAAGCACGTGCTCGGCGAGGCCGACGACATCGACCTGGAGCGGCGCACCGTGCGCTACGCCGACCCCGAGGGCGGCCGCGGGGAGCTCGGCTACGACCGTCTGGTGCTGTCGGTGGGCAGCGTCAACAAGCTGCTGCCGATACCCGGCGTCGCCCGGCACGCCCACGGTTTCCGGGGCATCCCCGAGGCGCTCTACCTGCGCGACCACGTGACCCGGCAGATAGAGCTGGCGTCCGCGGCCGAGCACCCGGACACCTGCCAGTCGCGGTGCACCTTCGTCGTGGTCGGCGCCGGGTACACCGGCACCGAGGTCGCCGCGCAGGGCAAGATGTTCACCGACGCCCTGGTCCGCGACAACCCGCTGCGCGAGGGCATCCGCCCGCGCTGGATGCTGCTGGACATCGCGCCGCGGGTGCTGCCCGAGATGGACGAGCGCCTGTCGCGCACCGCGGACCGGGTGCTGCGCAAGCGGGGCGTGGAGGTGCACACCCACACCTCCGTCAAGGAGGCGACCTCCCGGGGCGTCCTGCTGGACACCGGCGAGCACGTGGACACCAGGACGCTGATCTGGTGTGTCGGCGTGCGTCCCGACCCGGTGGTGGACGGCCTGGACCGGCCGCTGGACCGCGGCCGCCTGGTGGTCGACGAGTACCTGAACGTGCCGGGCCATCCGGAGGTGTTCGCGTGCGGCGACGCGGCGGCCGTGCCGGACCCCAACAACCCGGGCAGCCCCGCCCCGATGACGGCCCAGCACGCGTGGCGGCAGGGGAAGACCGCCGCACGCAACGTCGCCGCCTCCCTCGGCCACGGCACCCGGGCCCCCTACCGCCACCGCGACATGGGCTTCACCGTCGACCTCGGCGGGGCGCGTGCCGCCGCCAACCCGTTCGGCATCCCGCTGTCGGGACCCGTCGCCGGCGCGCTCGGCCGCGGCTACCACCTCGCCTCGATGCCCGGCAACCGCGTCCGGGTCGCCGCCGACTGGCTGCTGGACGCGATCCTGCCGCGCCAGGGCGTCCAGCTCGGCCTGGTGCGGTCCGGCTCCGTACCGCTGGAGTCGGCGTCGCCGGAGCTGGCCCGGGTACTCGGCGGCCCCAGCGACTCCACGGAGGACCACTGA
- a CDS encoding transketolase, translating to MTVQELSDLGQQLRVDSVRAADAAGSGHPTSSMSAADLMAVLLARHLHYDFDRPEHPGNDRFILSKGHASPLLYSAYKAAGAISDPELLTFRKAGSRLEGHPTPRLPWVEVATGSLGQGLPIGVGEALAGKRLDHVDYRVWVLCGDSELAEGSVWEAAETAGHENLDHLTLIADINRLGQRGPTRHGHDLDAYARRFAAFGWHTIEIDGHDVDAIDVAFTEAASTAGQPTVILARTLKGKGVAAVEDQEGWHGKPLGNAAEAVEELGGERDLRVSVQPPPAVRALHVVREGHLDLPAYERGGKVATRNAYGEALTALGTARGDVVALDGEVGDSTRTQFFAKEHPERYFELYIAEQQLVAAAVGMAARGWKPYAGTFAAFLTRAHDFIRMAAASGADINLVGSHAGVAIGEDGPSQMGLEDLSMMRAVHGSTVLYPCDANQTAHLVAELADRPGIGYLRTSRGETPVIYGPGETFPIGGSKVLRSGADDRLTIVAAGVTVPEALSAADSLAIEGISARVIDLYSVKPVDRNTLRTAADETGCLLTVEDHHEEGGIGDAVLDAFTDGRPVPRLIRLAVRTMPGSATSAEQMHAAGIDAEAIAASARLLVEHAVVS from the coding sequence ATGACCGTGCAGGAGCTGTCCGACCTGGGGCAGCAGCTCCGGGTGGACAGCGTGCGCGCCGCGGACGCGGCGGGCTCCGGGCACCCGACGTCCTCGATGTCCGCGGCGGACCTGATGGCCGTCCTGCTCGCGCGCCATCTGCACTACGACTTCGACCGCCCCGAGCACCCCGGCAACGACCGCTTCATCCTCTCCAAGGGCCACGCCTCGCCGCTGCTGTACTCCGCGTACAAGGCGGCCGGCGCGATCAGCGACCCCGAGCTGCTGACGTTCCGCAAGGCCGGCAGCCGCCTGGAGGGCCACCCGACGCCGCGGCTGCCGTGGGTGGAGGTGGCCACGGGGTCGCTGGGCCAGGGCCTGCCGATCGGCGTGGGGGAGGCGCTGGCGGGCAAGCGCCTCGACCACGTCGACTACCGGGTGTGGGTGCTGTGCGGGGACAGCGAGCTGGCCGAGGGCTCCGTCTGGGAGGCCGCCGAGACCGCCGGCCACGAGAACCTCGACCACCTCACCCTGATCGCCGACATCAACCGGCTGGGCCAGCGCGGCCCCACCCGGCACGGCCACGACCTGGACGCCTACGCGCGCAGGTTCGCCGCGTTCGGCTGGCACACCATCGAGATCGACGGCCATGACGTGGACGCCATCGACGTCGCGTTCACCGAGGCCGCCTCGACGGCCGGGCAGCCCACCGTCATCCTGGCCCGCACCCTCAAGGGCAAGGGCGTGGCCGCCGTGGAGGACCAGGAGGGCTGGCACGGCAAGCCGCTGGGCAACGCCGCCGAGGCCGTCGAGGAGCTGGGCGGGGAGCGCGACCTGCGCGTCTCGGTCCAGCCGCCGCCCGCGGTACGGGCGCTGCACGTGGTGCGCGAGGGCCATCTGGATCTGCCCGCCTACGAGAGGGGCGGCAAGGTGGCCACCCGCAACGCCTACGGCGAGGCGCTCACGGCGCTGGGTACCGCGCGGGGCGACGTGGTGGCCCTGGACGGCGAGGTCGGCGACTCCACCCGTACGCAGTTCTTCGCCAAGGAGCACCCCGAGCGCTACTTCGAGCTCTACATCGCGGAACAGCAGCTCGTGGCCGCGGCGGTGGGCATGGCGGCGCGCGGCTGGAAGCCGTACGCGGGGACGTTCGCCGCGTTCCTCACCCGCGCCCACGATTTCATCCGGATGGCCGCGGCCAGCGGTGCCGACATCAACCTCGTCGGCTCGCACGCCGGCGTGGCCATCGGCGAGGACGGTCCCTCGCAGATGGGCCTGGAGGACCTCTCCATGATGCGGGCCGTGCACGGCAGCACGGTGCTGTACCCGTGCGACGCCAACCAGACCGCCCACCTCGTGGCGGAGCTCGCCGACCGGCCCGGCATCGGCTACCTGCGCACCTCGCGCGGCGAGACCCCCGTCATCTACGGGCCCGGGGAGACCTTCCCGATCGGCGGCAGCAAGGTGCTGCGCTCGGGCGCCGACGACCGGCTGACGATCGTCGCCGCCGGGGTGACCGTGCCCGAGGCGCTGTCAGCGGCCGACAGCCTCGCCATCGAGGGCATCTCGGCCCGGGTGATCGACCTGTACTCCGTGAAGCCCGTCGACCGGAACACCCTGCGCACGGCCGCGGACGAGACCGGCTGCCTGCTCACCGTGGAGGACCACCACGAGGAGGGCGGCATCGGCGACGCCGTTCTCGACGCCTTCACCGACGGCCGCCCGGTGCCCCGGTTGATCCGGCTCGCGGTCCGCACGATGCCCGGCTCCGCCACGTCCGCCGAGCAGATGCACGCCGCGGGCATCGACGCCGAGGCGATCGCGGCGAGCGCACGGCTGCTCGTCGAGCACGCGGTCGTGAGCTGA
- the ligD gene encoding non-homologous end-joining DNA ligase has translation MASENARTVRAGGRAVTVRRPDKVLFPEDGWTKADLVDYHRAVAPFMLPQLRGRPLMLERCPDGVSGPRFMQKDTPDHYPGWIERVTVAKEGGTVTHTVCDNAATLVFLADQACVTLHRWQSRERDVDRPDRLVFDLDPPDAEFEPVREAALLLHDFFDELRLPSAAMTTGSRGLHVIVPLDGRAGFDEVRDFAHEVAQALADAHPRTLTTAIRKKDRDGRLYLDVQRNAYAQTSVTPWTVRAKRGAPVAAPLSWDQVADPAVTARRWTLENAVEHARTKPWADLPLRGRALGPARRRLHARRD, from the coding sequence GTGGCCAGCGAGAACGCCCGGACGGTGCGGGCCGGGGGGCGGGCCGTCACCGTGCGGCGGCCGGACAAGGTCCTCTTCCCCGAGGACGGGTGGACCAAGGCGGACCTCGTCGACTACCACCGCGCCGTCGCACCGTTCATGCTGCCCCAGCTGCGCGGCCGTCCCCTGATGCTGGAGCGCTGCCCGGACGGCGTGAGCGGGCCCCGCTTCATGCAGAAGGACACCCCGGACCACTATCCCGGCTGGATCGAACGGGTGACGGTGGCCAAGGAGGGCGGCACCGTCACCCACACCGTGTGCGACAACGCCGCCACGCTCGTCTTCCTCGCCGACCAGGCCTGCGTCACGCTGCACCGCTGGCAGTCCCGGGAGCGGGACGTCGACCGGCCGGACCGGCTGGTCTTCGACCTCGACCCGCCGGACGCGGAGTTCGAGCCGGTGCGCGAGGCCGCCCTGCTCCTGCACGACTTCTTCGACGAGTTGCGGCTGCCGTCCGCGGCGATGACGACGGGCTCGCGCGGCCTGCACGTCATCGTGCCGCTGGACGGCCGGGCCGGCTTCGACGAGGTGCGCGACTTCGCCCACGAGGTGGCCCAGGCCCTGGCGGACGCCCACCCCCGGACGCTGACCACCGCGATCCGCAAGAAGGACCGCGACGGACGGCTCTACCTCGACGTCCAGCGCAACGCCTACGCCCAGACCTCCGTCACGCCCTGGACCGTGCGCGCCAAGCGCGGCGCGCCGGTGGCCGCGCCGCTCTCCTGGGACCAGGTGGCCGACCCGGCCGTGACGGCCCGGCGATGGACCCTGGAGAACGCCGTCGAGCACGCGCGCACGAAGCCCTGGGCGGACCTGCCGCTGAGGGGACGCGCCCTCGGCCCGGCCCGGCGCAGGCTGCACGCACGGCGGGACTGA
- a CDS encoding GvpL/GvpF family gas vesicle protein: MTGASSGTAVGESGTMRYVYAVCRPFTAALQAELVGVAGAPPRPLRHGELVAVVGAVPAADFSARALSEHLASPDWLTGTVRAHQRVVAALSTVTTPLPVRPVTVLRDDSAVRGLLEARGDYFRQALDRLDGRVEWGVRVYAERAEPDGTREEAGELGRRLHERLAGMARESRLDPPARPWSVHDAPPELVGPAGVLVLNAAYLLDRSVAGEFVAEVEAVKGAVAGLHVELTGPWAGYSFTERP; this comes from the coding sequence GTGACCGGAGCGAGCAGCGGGACGGCCGTGGGCGAGTCGGGGACCATGCGGTACGTCTACGCCGTGTGCCGTCCGTTCACCGCGGCCCTCCAGGCCGAGCTGGTGGGCGTGGCCGGCGCGCCGCCCAGGCCGCTGCGGCACGGCGAACTGGTGGCCGTGGTGGGCGCGGTCCCGGCCGCGGACTTCTCCGCCCGAGCGCTCTCGGAGCACCTCGCCAGCCCCGACTGGCTCACCGGGACGGTCCGCGCCCACCAGCGTGTCGTGGCCGCGCTCAGCACCGTCACGACCCCGCTGCCGGTGCGCCCGGTGACCGTGCTGCGCGACGACAGCGCCGTGAGGGGCCTGCTGGAGGCCAGGGGCGACTACTTCCGGCAGGCGCTCGACAGGCTGGACGGCCGCGTGGAGTGGGGCGTGCGCGTGTACGCGGAGCGCGCGGAGCCGGACGGCACCCGCGAGGAGGCGGGCGAGCTGGGACGGCGGCTGCACGAGCGACTCGCGGGCATGGCCCGCGAGTCCCGTCTCGACCCGCCCGCCCGGCCGTGGTCCGTGCACGACGCACCGCCCGAACTCGTCGGGCCCGCCGGGGTACTGGTCCTCAACGCGGCGTACCTGCTCGACCGGAGCGTGGCGGGGGAGTTCGTCGCGGAGGTGGAGGCGGTGAAGGGGGCCGTGGCCGGCCTGCACGTCGAACTCACGGGGCCGTGGGCGGGGTATTCCTTTACGGAGCGCCCGTAA
- a CDS encoding methyltransferase domain-containing protein: MPEETAVYTHGHHESVLRSHTWRTAANSAAYLLGALKPHMRILDIGCGPGTITADLAALVPEGHVTGLDRAPGVLAQARETAEARGLANVDFSTGDVHALDFPDDTFCVVHAHQVLQHVGDPVQALREMRRVCKPTGYVAVRDVDYASMTWYPLSEPMDAWLDVYRRVARANGGEPDAGRRLRSWALQAGFTDVVSTAGTWCYSTPEERTWWSELWADRTLVSEYADRAVEGGHATHEELRGFSEAWREWGAREDGWFAMLHGEILCRA, from the coding sequence ATGCCGGAGGAGACCGCCGTCTACACGCACGGCCACCACGAGTCGGTGCTGCGCTCCCACACCTGGCGCACCGCGGCCAACTCCGCCGCGTACCTGCTCGGCGCCCTCAAGCCGCACATGCGGATCCTGGACATCGGCTGCGGGCCGGGCACCATCACCGCGGACCTGGCGGCGCTGGTGCCCGAGGGGCACGTCACCGGCCTCGACCGCGCGCCCGGCGTGCTGGCCCAGGCACGCGAGACCGCCGAGGCGCGGGGCCTCGCCAATGTCGACTTCTCGACCGGCGACGTGCACGCCCTGGACTTCCCGGACGACACCTTCTGCGTGGTCCACGCGCACCAGGTGCTCCAGCACGTCGGCGACCCGGTCCAGGCGCTGCGCGAGATGCGGCGGGTCTGCAAGCCCACCGGGTACGTCGCCGTGCGCGACGTCGACTACGCCTCGATGACCTGGTACCCCCTGTCCGAGCCCATGGACGCCTGGCTGGACGTCTACCGCCGGGTGGCCCGCGCCAACGGCGGCGAGCCCGACGCCGGCCGCCGGCTGCGCTCCTGGGCGCTCCAGGCCGGGTTCACGGACGTCGTCTCCACGGCGGGCACGTGGTGCTACAGCACCCCGGAGGAGCGCACCTGGTGGAGCGAGCTGTGGGCGGACCGCACCCTGGTCTCCGAGTACGCGGACCGTGCGGTGGAGGGGGGCCACGCGACCCACGAGGAGCTCCGGGGGTTCTCCGAGGCGTGGCGGGAGTGGGGAGCGCGGGAGGATGGCTGGTTCGCCATGCTGCACGGGGAGATCCTCTGTCGCGCGTAA
- a CDS encoding ABC-F family ATP-binding cassette domain-containing protein, translating into MGHLEAGHLEYHLPDGRVLLGDVSFRVGEGSVVALVGPNGAGKTTLLRLLSGELKPHGGTVTSSGGLGVMRQFVGSVRDTSTVRDLLVSVAPPRIRTAAAAVDAAEHAVMTVDDEAAQMAYAQALSDWAEAQGYESETLWDICTTAALGVPYEKAQWREVRTLSGGEQKRLVLEALLRGPDEVLLLDEPDNYLDVPGKRWLEEQLAQTRKTVLFVSHDRELLARAAQRIVSVEPGAGGAEAWVHGGGFATYHEARRERFARFEELRRRWDERHAQLRKLVLTLRQAAENSPDMASRYHAAQTRLRKFEEAGPPPEPPREQDIRMRLKGGRTGVRAVICEGLELTGLMQPFDLEVYYGERVAVLGSNGSGKSHFLRLLAGDGVAHTGAWRLGARVVPGHFAQTHAHPELDGRTLLDILWREHAKDRGAAMSRLRRYELTGQAEQPFDRLSGGQQARFQILLLELAGATALLLDEPTDNLDLESAEALQEGLEAFDGTVVAVTHDRWFARSFDRFLVFGSDGRLRETPEPVWDERRVDRAR; encoded by the coding sequence ATGGGACATCTGGAGGCCGGACACCTGGAATACCACCTCCCGGACGGGAGGGTGCTGCTCGGTGATGTCTCCTTCCGCGTCGGCGAGGGCTCCGTGGTGGCACTCGTCGGGCCGAACGGCGCGGGCAAGACCACCCTCCTGCGGCTGCTGTCCGGCGAGCTGAAGCCACACGGCGGAACCGTCACCTCCAGCGGCGGGCTCGGCGTGATGCGCCAGTTCGTGGGCTCCGTGCGGGACACCAGCACCGTCCGCGACCTGCTGGTGTCCGTCGCGCCGCCGCGCATCCGCACGGCGGCCGCCGCCGTCGACGCCGCCGAGCACGCCGTCATGACCGTTGACGACGAGGCCGCCCAGATGGCCTACGCCCAGGCGCTCTCCGACTGGGCGGAGGCCCAGGGCTACGAGTCGGAGACCCTCTGGGACATCTGCACCACGGCCGCCCTCGGCGTCCCCTACGAGAAGGCCCAGTGGCGCGAGGTGCGCACCCTCAGCGGCGGCGAGCAGAAACGCCTCGTCCTGGAGGCCCTGCTGCGCGGCCCCGACGAGGTCCTGCTCCTCGACGAGCCGGACAACTACCTCGACGTACCCGGCAAGCGCTGGCTGGAGGAGCAGCTCGCCCAGACCCGCAAGACCGTGCTGTTCGTCTCGCACGACCGGGAACTGCTGGCCCGCGCCGCCCAGCGGATCGTCAGCGTCGAGCCGGGAGCGGGGGGCGCCGAGGCGTGGGTGCACGGCGGCGGGTTCGCGACGTACCACGAGGCGCGCCGGGAGCGGTTCGCCCGCTTCGAGGAGCTGCGCCGCCGCTGGGACGAGCGGCACGCCCAGCTCAGGAAGCTGGTGCTGACGCTCCGCCAGGCCGCCGAGAACAGCCCTGACATGGCCTCCCGCTACCACGCCGCCCAGACCCGGCTGCGCAAGTTCGAGGAAGCGGGACCCCCGCCCGAGCCGCCGCGCGAGCAGGACATCCGGATGCGGCTCAAGGGCGGCCGCACCGGCGTGCGGGCGGTCATCTGCGAGGGCCTGGAGCTGACCGGGCTGATGCAGCCGTTCGACCTGGAGGTCTACTACGGCGAACGGGTCGCCGTGCTCGGATCCAACGGTTCGGGGAAGTCGCACTTCCTGCGGCTGCTCGCCGGGGACGGCGTGGCGCACACCGGAGCCTGGCGGCTGGGTGCCCGCGTGGTGCCCGGCCACTTCGCCCAGACCCACGCCCACCCGGAGCTGGACGGCCGAACCCTCCTCGACATCCTCTGGCGGGAGCACGCCAAGGACCGCGGGGCGGCCATGTCCCGGCTGCGCCGCTACGAGCTCACCGGCCAGGCGGAACAGCCGTTCGACCGGCTCTCCGGCGGGCAGCAGGCCCGCTTCCAGATCCTGCTGCTTGAGCTGGCCGGAGCGACCGCCCTGCTGCTGGACGAACCCACCGACAACCTCGACCTGGAATCCGCCGAGGCGCTCCAGGAGGGCCTGGAGGCCTTCGACGGCACGGTCGTCGCGGTCACCCACGACCGCTGGTTCGCCCGCTCCTTCGACCGCTTCCTGGTCTTCGGCAGCGACGGCCGCCTCCGGGAGACCCCGGAACCGGTCTGGGACGAGCGGCGGGTGGACCGGGCCCGGTAG
- a CDS encoding Vms1/Ankzf1 family peptidyl-tRNA hydrolase, with amino-acid sequence MDLAFLQPLYERPGPWASVYADTSHHTESTAEERVLIAQGVERQLAEQGTDERTARAVRGALEELRHSAEPLGRAVFATGGEVVLDPPLAAAPGATTATWASLPHTAPLLDLAGEDPLCLVAYVDRRGAEFELRGARGSEQAGEVAGRQWPIHLTRSADWSERHFQFRVEDTWEHNAEQTAQALAAQQEEVRADLVVLVGDDRERRSVHDKLPLPVREIAVEAAHGAGSRLLHEELERLRIDHVRDRAARDMERFHAARAPDERGRLGAVEGVPALVEVAREHRIAELLVRPGAPDAHRRVWVGEDPDQVAVRRTESKPLGEPEPWPARADDALLRSAAVTGASALSVASAGPDDSPVGGLGAVLRWREPAA; translated from the coding sequence ATGGACCTCGCCTTTCTCCAGCCGCTGTACGAACGTCCCGGGCCCTGGGCCTCGGTCTACGCGGACACCTCGCACCACACCGAGTCCACGGCCGAGGAGCGGGTGCTGATCGCCCAGGGCGTCGAGAGGCAGCTGGCGGAGCAGGGCACGGACGAGCGCACCGCGCGGGCGGTGCGCGGCGCGCTGGAGGAGCTGCGGCACTCGGCCGAGCCGCTGGGCCGGGCGGTGTTCGCCACCGGCGGGGAGGTGGTGCTCGACCCGCCGCTGGCCGCGGCGCCCGGCGCCACCACGGCGACCTGGGCGAGCCTGCCGCACACCGCCCCGCTGCTGGACCTGGCGGGCGAGGACCCGCTGTGCCTGGTGGCGTACGTGGACCGGCGCGGCGCCGAGTTCGAGCTGCGCGGAGCGCGCGGCAGCGAGCAGGCCGGCGAGGTGGCGGGCCGGCAGTGGCCGATCCACCTCACGCGCAGCGCCGACTGGTCGGAGCGGCACTTCCAGTTCCGGGTGGAGGACACCTGGGAGCACAACGCCGAGCAGACCGCGCAGGCGCTCGCGGCCCAGCAGGAGGAGGTCCGCGCGGACCTGGTCGTCCTCGTCGGCGACGACCGGGAACGGCGGTCCGTGCACGACAAGCTGCCCCTCCCGGTGCGTGAGATCGCGGTGGAGGCCGCGCACGGCGCCGGGAGCCGGCTGCTGCACGAGGAGCTGGAGCGGCTGCGCATCGACCACGTCCGGGACCGCGCGGCCCGGGACATGGAGCGCTTCCACGCCGCCCGCGCCCCCGACGAGCGGGGCCGGCTGGGCGCGGTGGAGGGCGTGCCCGCGCTGGTGGAGGTGGCCAGGGAGCACCGCATCGCGGAGCTGCTGGTGCGGCCCGGAGCGCCCGACGCGCACCGGCGGGTCTGGGTGGGCGAGGACCCGGACCAGGTGGCGGTGCGCCGTACGGAGAGCAAGCCCTTGGGCGAGCCGGAACCCTGGCCCGCGCGTGCCGACGACGCGCTGCTCAGGTCCGCCGCCGTCACGGGCGCGTCCGCCCTGTCGGTCGCCTCGGCAGGCCCGGACGACAGTCCGGTGGGCGGCCTCGGGGCTGTGCTGCGGTGGCGGGAGCCGGCCGCCTGA
- a CDS encoding DUF6158 family protein, with translation MTGVDPGRLDDQQLMKELEAIHRTRHDTLLYGSNDALRVHNERMAQLEGEYLRRHPRRQIAHGRTRAGAREREAAVERPGSAGVW, from the coding sequence ATGACAGGAGTCGACCCGGGGCGCCTGGACGACCAGCAGCTCATGAAGGAGCTGGAGGCGATCCACCGCACCCGTCACGACACGCTGCTGTACGGCTCGAACGACGCGCTGCGCGTCCACAACGAACGCATGGCCCAGTTGGAGGGCGAGTACCTGCGCCGCCACCCGCGCCGCCAGATCGCCCACGGCCGCACCCGCGCCGGCGCCCGCGAACGCGAGGCCGCCGTGGAGCGCCCCGGATCCGCCGGCGTCTGGTGA
- a CDS encoding type 1 glutamine amidotransferase domain-containing protein: MRIAFLMAPAGVEQVELTEPWQAVQDAGDEPVLISTKPGRVQAFQGLDKGDTFPVDEIVSDVSAGSFGGLVLPGGVANPDFLRMDRQAVSFVSDFFSQGRPVASICHGPWTLVEADAVRGRTLTSWPSLRTDIKNAGGTWVDEEVHICEQGNNVLITSRKPADLPAFCEAFLREFGRAMV; encoded by the coding sequence ATGCGTATTGCATTTCTGATGGCTCCCGCAGGCGTCGAGCAGGTCGAGCTCACCGAACCGTGGCAGGCCGTGCAGGACGCCGGTGACGAGCCCGTGCTGATCTCGACGAAGCCCGGACGCGTGCAGGCGTTCCAGGGTCTGGACAAGGGCGACACGTTCCCCGTGGACGAGATCGTCTCCGATGTGTCGGCCGGCTCCTTCGGCGGCCTGGTGCTGCCGGGCGGCGTGGCCAACCCGGACTTCCTGCGGATGGACCGGCAGGCGGTCTCCTTCGTGAGCGACTTCTTCTCCCAGGGGCGCCCGGTCGCCTCGATCTGCCACGGGCCCTGGACGCTGGTGGAGGCGGACGCCGTGCGTGGGCGGACGCTCACGTCGTGGCCGAGCCTGCGCACCGACATCAAGAACGCCGGCGGCACCTGGGTCGACGAAGAGGTGCACATCTGCGAGCAGGGCAACAACGTGCTGATCACCAGCCGGAAGCCGGCCGACCTGCCGGCGTTCTGCGAGGCGTTCCTGAGGGAGTTCGGCCGGGCGATGGTGTGA
- a CDS encoding CBS domain-containing protein: MADFVRDVMTPGAVVIPPDASLVEAAQLMRAQGIGDVLVASGQRVLGVLTDRDITLRAVAEGADPLTVSARAVCTPNPVVVGPDDSVLVAAGLMREHAVRRLPVVHDGRVVGVVSMGDLAVVDEPESTLAEIRRADGHGWRTDVGRPRGGPDLAGPALDR; the protein is encoded by the coding sequence ATGGCTGATTTCGTAAGGGACGTCATGACTCCGGGAGCAGTCGTGATCCCGCCGGACGCCTCGCTCGTCGAGGCAGCACAGCTGATGCGCGCCCAGGGCATCGGCGACGTGCTGGTGGCCTCAGGGCAGCGCGTGCTGGGCGTGCTCACGGACCGTGACATCACCCTGCGCGCGGTCGCGGAAGGCGCGGACCCGCTGACGGTGAGCGCACGGGCCGTGTGCACGCCCAACCCCGTGGTGGTCGGCCCCGACGACTCGGTCCTGGTGGCCGCCGGGCTGATGCGCGAGCACGCGGTCAGGCGGCTGCCGGTCGTGCACGACGGCCGTGTGGTCGGCGTCGTCAGCATGGGCGATCTGGCCGTGGTCGACGAGCCCGAGTCGACCCTGGCGGAGATCAGGCGCGCCGACGGGCACGGCTGGCGCACGGACGTCGGCAGGCCCAGGGGCGGACCCGATCTCGCGGGTCCGGCTCTCGACCGGTGA
- a CDS encoding DUF2795 domain-containing protein, protein MQRGSDRLSVHRDDEMKAELRGLLMSGHPTRTEEWNDPEPVAEDDPEVATGPVTPQRSPTAVDALHYELARNLGRSVFPAKAGRLRAALRDRHAPDALVDALRDLPGQVKYANSHQVAEALVRGRSEA, encoded by the coding sequence ATGCAACGAGGCAGTGACCGGCTCAGCGTCCACCGCGACGATGAGATGAAGGCCGAGCTCCGCGGACTGCTGATGTCCGGGCACCCGACCCGGACGGAGGAGTGGAACGACCCGGAGCCGGTGGCCGAGGACGACCCGGAGGTCGCGACCGGACCCGTGACCCCGCAGCGCTCACCCACGGCGGTGGACGCGCTCCACTACGAGCTGGCGCGGAACCTGGGCCGTTCGGTGTTCCCGGCCAAGGCGGGCCGGCTGCGGGCCGCCCTGCGCGACAGGCACGCCCCGGACGCGCTGGTGGACGCGCTCAGGGACCTCCCGGGCCAGGTCAAGTACGCCAACTCCCACCAGGTCGCCGAAGCGCTGGTCCGGGGCCGTTCGGAGGCATAG